The Marivirga tractuosa DSM 4126 genome contains the following window.
TTGATGGAGTATTCTCCATATAAATCAGTAGTCACCCCTGTTGAAGACCCTTTCAGTAATACATTGACTCCCGGTAAATCTTCGCCACTATTGAAATCTGTGACTTTCCCGCTGATAGTGATTGATTGTGCAGCTAACATAGCTGAACTGATCAAAATAAGACAGCTTATTCTTATTACATCCCTTAACTTTTCCATGATCGATAATTTTATGTGAAACATTTTTGTATACAGGATGCAGGCTCTACATAAATTCCATAAAAATATTTTCAGTTTTTTATTTATTGAAAAGAAGCTAGAAGTAATAATCAATCAAATAATCATATAAAACTCTATAAATCAAGCGTATGTGAATAAATTTAACTTTGCGATTTACTACTGAATTAAACTTAGAATTTCAGTTTTCTGTATTTTATTGACATATAAAAAATTAACTTAGCAAATTCCACAGCAGGATTGAGTGACAGATAAAAACGACATACAAGAAGAAAAACTATTGCTTGAACAATTCCGAGAAACTCAGGATCTTGATCTGTTGGGCAAGTTATACCAACCTTATATGCATCTGGTTTATGGAGTTTGTCTAAAATATTTGAAAGACAAAGCTTCAGCCCAGGATGCTGTGATGGCTATTTTTGAAGAGTTAGTGATAAAACTTCCCAAGCACGAGGTGGAAAACTTTAAAAGTTGGCTTTACGTGCTAAGCAAAAACCATTGCTTAATGGAATTGAGAAAGCAAAATCGTCAAAAAACGGATAGTTTTGATTTTTCAGACCTTGAGCTTATGGAAAATGGTCAATTGAAGCATCATGAAGAAGACTATGCTGTTCAGGACGACAATCTGGAAAAATTAACTGCATGTATTGCGCAATTAAAGAAAGAACAAAGGCAATGCGTGGAGTTGTTCTACTTGGACAAAAAGAGTTATCAAGAAATTACGGATAGTACTTCTTACGAATTAAAGAAAGTGAAAAGCTACATACAAAATGCGAAACGAAATTTAAAACAGTGCATGGAACAAGGTGAAGAAAGATAAAAACCATAGTGACCCTATTCGAGACCTGAGCATAGAAAAAATGCAAGCGTATCTTGATGGCACTTTAAGTCCTGAAGAGCAGCATCAAGTTGAAAAATATTTGCTGAATCATCCTTTCGAGGCAGAGGCTATGGAAGGTTATTTAGAAAATCCAGATGCGCTGCATGATTTGCCAAGTCTTAAGGCCAATTTAAGGGCTAGAACTACACCTAAGCAAGAACAAAAAATAATTCCTTTGTGGAGAAAAGCATTGCCATATGCTGCCGTCTTCTTATTGCTTATTATTTCTAGCGTACTCATTATCAATTTTTTTCAGCAAGATGAATCATTTACTCCCTTGGCTATTAAATCGGAAGAGGCCGTAAAATTTGAAAAAAATGAAAGCCCTGCAAACCCGCCCAGCCCTTTACAAGCTGAGAAAATAGAAAAGGAAGCAGAGAATCTACCAAAGGCAACAGTTGAAAGTAATGAATCTGAAAGTAAACAAGAAATAGAAGTGCCTATCAAAATAGTCGAAGATGCTGAACGCATTGCTCAAAATGAACCGATCAGTATTGAAGAGGATTTAATTGTTTCAGAGAATGCTGTTCCTTATGAAGATAGCTTTCAAGAGTTAAATAAGGACTCAATTGTGGAAAAAGTAGCAGAAATTGAGGCTGAACAAAGCAAACCTTCAGCAGCAAGAAGTAAAAAGGCCAATGAATTGGCATCTTCTATCGCTCCAACTAATGATGAAACGGATCAAGCAGATATTAGAAAAGTTGCTGTCTCCCCAAGGATTTCAGGAGAAGTGCTAGATGCTGAAACGGGAGAGGCTATTCCAGGAGCTAATGTAATAGTCAAGGGTACTTCCATAGCCACTAGCACTGATTTAGATGGCATTTTTGAGATTGAAGCAGAGCTAAATGATGTTCTCATCGTGAATTTTATAGGCATGGAACAGCAAGAATTTGTTGTAAGTGAAGAGAAGGATAATAAGATATTCTTAAACGCAGATGTTGCTCAATTAAGCGAAGTCGTTGTTACAAGTGTCGGCCAAGGGAAAGAAGAAGACAATACCTATAGTGCAGCAAGACCCAGCATCGGTTTTTCTGATTACCGTGATTATCTCAAAGATAATTTAAGATATCCTACAAAAGCCATGCAGGAGGGCACAGAAGGAAGAGTCAGATTAAAATTAAGTATCAATACCTCTGGTACTATTACGGAGATAGAGGTACTAAAAGGACTGGGAAATGGCTGTGATGAAGAGGCAATACGCTTAATCAAAGAAGGACCAAGATGGGAACCTGCTAAAAAGGGAGATACCTCCGTGGCTTCAAGCAAGAAAATTACGGTTCGGTTTAAAATTGAATAAAACATCTGCTGTTGTTGTATCTGTTCTTTCTTAGTTGTAAAATCAAACTCGCTTAGCAGTGAACCTTACTTTTAAGATTAGTTATCCTTAAAAATACATCTAGCCATCCTATAACCTTTCTATATTTGTCCGTTCAAAAGAGAAACAAAAAATCTTTATGCGCATCAAAAACGCCCACCAAAACAATCTCAAAAACATTGACTTAACAATACCTGAAAACCAACTAATTGTGGTTACTGGATTATCAGGTTCAGGAAAATCTTCTATGGCCATGAGTGTTATTGCGAATGAGGGCTATCGCTATTTCTTGGAAAGTCTTCCGGCATATAATCAGCAAAATGGCCAGTTAATTCCTACCGCTGAAGGAGTTTTACCTAATAATTTATCTCGTGGGCTAAAAGCTAAAGGACATCCTATTGGCTCAACTTGCATTTCCAAGCGTCCATATATTTATAGCCAACTACTGCAAGAGAGGCGTGGGGAAATCAGGCTGATAATTTAAACACAGGTATAATTCTTAATATTGGTGGGTCAGACACCAGGAAAGCTTTTTCAATAATGGAACGAAAATAATCCTTTCCCCGTCCCGAGATAAACTAAGGAGTTTAAAAATTATAATAGTAAACCATCAGAGGATTTTTTAGAAAAATAGTATAAAAACAAAATACATGAGATTACTTCCTAGGGAGTCTGACAGTATTGTTCCAGTAATCTCTAATAGCTTCTGCAAGATTATCTAACTCATAAATATCGTCTGGTTTTACGATGTAGGAACTAGACTGCTCTTGATATGCCCTTAGAATATCCTCTTTTCTTGATGACGTAGTTAGCATTAGAACGGGAACATGTTTGACTTCTTCTATTGATTTAATTATTTTTAAAGCTTCATGCCCATCCATAACGGGCATATTAATATCCATTAATATGAGATCTGGTGTTTCTGCTTCTGAGTAGGGTTCCTCCTTTTTCAGAAAATTAATAGCTATTGCACCATTCTCGACATGGTACAGTTTATCTAGAAATGTAAGCCCTTCCAATGCCTCTCTGATAAGAAACGCATCTTCCTTGCTATCTTCTACCAAAAGTATATTTAGTTTTCTCATTTTATTTTCACTTAAATTCCGGTTTCCTTGGTCGGTGAATTAGCACCAATAAACGAGTTTTAACTCTAGCTCTTTATCTTTCTATATTATCTTTTGTCTTTGGTATCGTAAATACAAACTTAGTTCCTTGGGATTGATTTGCCTCGAACCAGATCTTCCCACCGTAGGCAGAAACAATTTTTTTACAAGTGGCTAAACCTATTCCCGTTCCACTATATTCACTATTTGAATGCAACCTCTTGAATACCTCAAATACTCTATCCTGATGTTCCCTTTTAATTCCTATTCCATTGTCTGCAACTGTAAAAACCCAGTTCTTTTCGTCTTCTTCTCCATAAATATCTACTTGTGCCCTATTTCCCTTGCTCTGGTACTTTATTGCATTATCTATTAAATTAGTAAATAATTGAATAAACGAGGTAGTATCGCCAGTTAAAACAGGTAAATTAGATTTGGAGAGTACCAAATTATTCTGATTTATATCATTTCTGTAGTTATCAAAAATTGTGTCTAAAAGACTATTAAGATTCACCTCTTTTTGCTCAATTACACCAGTTTTGGAAAAATCCAGAATATCAGAAATTAGAGTTTTCATCCTCTTTGCGCTGTGGGAAGCTATGTTAATATAGCTATTTGCTTTTTCATCTAAATGTGTACTATACTTTTTTTGCAAGATGGACAAATAAGAGGTGATACCCCGTAATGGCTCCTTTAGATCGTGTGCAGTTATATATGCGAACTGTTCGAGCTCTTCATTTTTTTGTTCAAGCTCCTTTTGTATCGATTTGATTTGGCTAATATCTGTTGCTGCAAATAGATAGCCATCTGTATTTTTATCTTGAATAATTTCACTAACAGACAATAATACGGGTACAATTATACCATCTTTCCCCTTCATAGTCCATTCACCTAGGTTGTGCTGTTTATTATTAGCTAGTGAATGTAGAAAATCTGCTGTCGAATAATTTTTTGTTGAGCTACCCATAAGCTCTCTTGCTATTTGATTCCACTCTTCTTCTAAAAAAAGGATGTTCTGAATACTACTCCCAGTGATGGATGCCTTATCATATCCTAATATTCTTTGAACGCCAATGTTTGTATCAAGTATGTTTCCCTCTTTATCCGTTGACACAAAAGCTACCTCGGTTGTCGCATCCATTAGTGCTTTATTCTCTGCTAATAAAGCCTTTAGGCGAATTTCAGTTTTTTTTAACTTCGAAATATCAATAATCTGTGATATAAAATAAAGTACATTTCCTCTTTCGTCTTTAACCATCGAAACCGCCAGAATAATATAGACAATATGACCTTCCTTATGAAAGTACCTTTTTTCCATTTGGTAATGATTTCTCTTACCTTCCACTAATTCTTGCAATAAGTCCAGATCAGCATGAAGATCATCAGGATGGGTAATGTCTTGAAATGTAAGTTCTAATAATTCCTCCTTGGAATACCCTACAGTTTGACAAACATTTTTATTTACTTTTAACCATTTACCATTTTGATCTAGCAATGCCATTCCAATAGCGGCATTTTCAAAATTACCTCTAAACGCCTCTTCACTAATTCGTAGCGCTTCTTCCTTCTGCTTTCTCTCCGAAATATCTTGGTGAGTGCCGTACATCATCAATGGTTTTCCCTCTTTCGTCCATTCAAAGACTTTTCCCCTGTCAAGAACCCATACCCAATGTCCGTCCTTATGCTTCATCCGGGCTTCAAAATCATAATATTCTGCCTTTTTCTCAAAGCATTCATTTAGCCGCCTACCAGATTCCTCTAAGTCGTCCGGGTGAGCTAAATTCATCCATGTATCTATACTGATAGGTGCCAGTTCATCCAGGGTGTAGCCCACTATCTCAGCCCAACGTTCATTAAATTCTGTTTCACCTGTTTGTACGTTCCATTCCCAGGTCCCCACATTTGTCCCTTCAATAACGGATTTATATTTCCTTCTTGCATCCACAATTTCCTGTATTGGGCTACCTTCAGGTAAAACATAAATGACTTTCCCAAATTCATCAAATATGGGTTTCATACTAAAGAGAATTGTGATGGGGGTTTTGTTAGAAAGCCACACTTCCACTTCATAAGATACAGTTTCTCCACCAACGGCTTTCTGAAAATTCCTTTTGAGCTCTTTTTGAGTTTGTGGAGATATCTGCCACCAATAGCAATCCCAAAAATATTTGCCGATCACATCTTCATGCTTTAAATCGGCCAAACCAATTGCAGTATCATTTGCTTCTAATAAAATACCTTCCGTACTCAGAAAACCAATAAAAGTAAAAGTTGAATTAAATATACTTTTAAATTTTAGCTCGCTATCCTTAATTTTTGTAATGTCCTGAAAGCTACCGATAATCTTATTTTCTACCTTTCTACCTGTACTGCGCACCCATTTTTGCCTGCCTTTGGCAGTAATTAATTTGCATTCTAGGTCGAAGGGCACGTCATTCTGCATAACATTTTCAAGGGCTTGTGTTATTAAACTTCGATAGTCCGGGTGGTAAAACTCAATTGCTTTGGCTTTATTATGATCATAATCTAACGGCAATTCATGAATTTCATATACTACCTTACTCCAAACAGTCTGTCCAGAAGCAATATCGAGCTCCCAAGTCCCTATTTGATTAGCCTCCTCTGTGACAGTTAATAGTTGATTTTTTTTGTTTAGGTCCTGATTCGACTCGACCAATCTCCTTTGAGACCGCCTTAGCTCTAAGAGATTCAACGTCTGTTTCGCTAACTTCTGTAACAACTGAATTTGCTCCTCATTGAGCTTTTTTGGAGCATCATCAATTACGCACAATGTCCCAAGCGGAAATCCGTTTTTATTTACTAAAGGAATTCCAGCATAAAAAATTACATTTGGATCGCCTGTAGTTATTGGATTATCGAAAAAACGAGTATCTTGACGAGCATCTTCGACAATAAATGCTTGGTCAGGAATGTTAATAGCATGAGCGCAAAATGAGATGTTTTTGGACGTCTCTCTAACTTCTACTCCATGATGAGACAGAAACCATTGCTTATCTCCAGTGACTAAGCTAATCAGCGAAATCTTGCTTTCGCAAATCTTTGCTGCCATCGAAGTGATGAAATCAAATTCATCTTCTTCATTCAATCCAATGATTTGGTAGGACTCTAACTCCTTTTGCCGATCTCTTTCGTTTATGGGGATTTGAGGTTTTTTCATTCAGCTTGCACGGTTCGAATTGGCGGTAATGAAACAGCCAAAATTTAGAAAAATACGATTTGTTTAATATGTATCGTACTTTATTAAAAGTACAAATAAAAACGAACTTTCAAAATACATTTTATAATGGGAGACGGAAATATTCCATCCTCTATTTCTTCTCATAATAGTATATTTTTCAGCCTTAGATATCTTCATTAATTTATTAGAGACCAAATTTTTTTAGCCCTCTCTTTTAAAAAGCACATCCAACTGGGCCAAAATCATCATCGATTTAAAATACAAGATTAAGGTTGAATCATCATGCTGTAATATTCTTATTACCTTTAAATTTTTAAAAGAAAAGCAGAATATGAAGATTATAAACGCCCACCAAAACAATCTTAAAAATATCTCCTTAACAATACCTGAAAACCAACTAATTGTGGTGACAGGCTTGTCGGGCTCCGGCAAATCATCTCTCGCAATGGGCGTTATAGCCAATGAAGGCTATCGCTATTTCTTGGAAAGTCTTCCGGCATACAACCAACAAAATGGGCAACTTATTCCCACTGCGGAAATGGATGAAATACAAGATTTACCACCTGTGATTAAGGTGGAACAATCCAAACGCTTCCAATCCATCAATACCACTTTTGGTACGCTCTCAGAGCTGACGGCTATTTTTAGAATTCTATTTGCGCGCTATTCAGCTGAGGAAAAGATGAGCAAATCGCTATTTTCCTTTAATCACCCATTGGGAGCATGCGAAGTTTGTCGAGGTATTGGCGAAGCAGAATATATTGACCTTAATAAACTAATAGGAGACGAAAATAAAACGCTGAGAGAAGGGGCAATTACCACCACCCTCCCTGGTGGCTATATTGTTTATTCTCAGATTACCGTAGAGGAACTCAATAAGGTGTGCAAAGCGCATGGCTTTAATGTAGATATTCCATGGAAGGATCTTACGGAAGAGCAACAAGATGTCGTTTTAAAT
Protein-coding sequences here:
- a CDS encoding RNA polymerase sigma factor; translation: MTDKNDIQEEKLLLEQFRETQDLDLLGKLYQPYMHLVYGVCLKYLKDKASAQDAVMAIFEELVIKLPKHEVENFKSWLYVLSKNHCLMELRKQNRQKTDSFDFSDLELMENGQLKHHEEDYAVQDDNLEKLTACIAQLKKEQRQCVELFYLDKKSYQEITDSTSYELKKVKSYIQNAKRNLKQCMEQGEER
- a CDS encoding TonB family protein produces the protein MKKDKNHSDPIRDLSIEKMQAYLDGTLSPEEQHQVEKYLLNHPFEAEAMEGYLENPDALHDLPSLKANLRARTTPKQEQKIIPLWRKALPYAAVFLLLIISSVLIINFFQQDESFTPLAIKSEEAVKFEKNESPANPPSPLQAEKIEKEAENLPKATVESNESESKQEIEVPIKIVEDAERIAQNEPISIEEDLIVSENAVPYEDSFQELNKDSIVEKVAEIEAEQSKPSAARSKKANELASSIAPTNDETDQADIRKVAVSPRISGEVLDAETGEAIPGANVIVKGTSIATSTDLDGIFEIEAELNDVLIVNFIGMEQQEFVVSEEKDNKIFLNADVAQLSEVVVTSVGQGKEEDNTYSAARPSIGFSDYRDYLKDNLRYPTKAMQEGTEGRVRLKLSINTSGTITEIEVLKGLGNGCDEEAIRLIKEGPRWEPAKKGDTSVASSKKITVRFKIE
- a CDS encoding response regulator, translating into MRKLNILLVEDSKEDAFLIREALEGLTFLDKLYHVENGAIAINFLKKEEPYSEAETPDLILMDINMPVMDGHEALKIIKSIEEVKHVPVLMLTTSSRKEDILRAYQEQSSSYIVKPDDIYELDNLAEAIRDYWNNTVRLPRK
- a CDS encoding PAS domain S-box protein encodes the protein MKKPQIPINERDRQKELESYQIIGLNEEDEFDFITSMAAKICESKISLISLVTGDKQWFLSHHGVEVRETSKNISFCAHAINIPDQAFIVEDARQDTRFFDNPITTGDPNVIFYAGIPLVNKNGFPLGTLCVIDDAPKKLNEEQIQLLQKLAKQTLNLLELRRSQRRLVESNQDLNKKNQLLTVTEEANQIGTWELDIASGQTVWSKVVYEIHELPLDYDHNKAKAIEFYHPDYRSLITQALENVMQNDVPFDLECKLITAKGRQKWVRSTGRKVENKIIGSFQDITKIKDSELKFKSIFNSTFTFIGFLSTEGILLEANDTAIGLADLKHEDVIGKYFWDCYWWQISPQTQKELKRNFQKAVGGETVSYEVEVWLSNKTPITILFSMKPIFDEFGKVIYVLPEGSPIQEIVDARRKYKSVIEGTNVGTWEWNVQTGETEFNERWAEIVGYTLDELAPISIDTWMNLAHPDDLEESGRRLNECFEKKAEYYDFEARMKHKDGHWVWVLDRGKVFEWTKEGKPLMMYGTHQDISERKQKEEALRISEEAFRGNFENAAIGMALLDQNGKWLKVNKNVCQTVGYSKEELLELTFQDITHPDDLHADLDLLQELVEGKRNHYQMEKRYFHKEGHIVYIILAVSMVKDERGNVLYFISQIIDISKLKKTEIRLKALLAENKALMDATTEVAFVSTDKEGNILDTNIGVQRILGYDKASITGSSIQNILFLEEEWNQIARELMGSSTKNYSTADFLHSLANNKQHNLGEWTMKGKDGIIVPVLLSVSEIIQDKNTDGYLFAATDISQIKSIQKELEQKNEELEQFAYITAHDLKEPLRGITSYLSILQKKYSTHLDEKANSYINIASHSAKRMKTLISDILDFSKTGVIEQKEVNLNSLLDTIFDNYRNDINQNNLVLSKSNLPVLTGDTTSFIQLFTNLIDNAIKYQSKGNRAQVDIYGEEDEKNWVFTVADNGIGIKREHQDRVFEVFKRLHSNSEYSGTGIGLATCKKIVSAYGGKIWFEANQSQGTKFVFTIPKTKDNIER